The DNA segment GCGCAGAAGCCGGGGATCTGGCCGGCAATGGCCGTccgcacctcggcctcgccgtccttCAGCAATTTTACGAATGCGGGTACCAGATCTCTGGCAACGACCTCCTCGTCTACTGCCTTGGCGATCTGCACGGGTTGTTAGACTCTGTCCAGGCGCCACACCAGCTCCAGCTTTGCGGGTCGACGGACCTTCTCGAATCTGTCGGCGATCATGTACCGCACCCTCCAGCTCTTATCCTCTATCAAGCTCCGCAGCGAGGACAGCAGCACGCCGTGGCTAGCCTGCTGCTCCTTCGGGACAACCTCAGCGATGGAGATCAGGACCTCGACGGTGAGCAGCCGAACACTGTCTTGGTCGTCCTGGACGAGGTGCTGGAACATGGGTATCATCTCTTCGACAACAATCGAGGCGGGCATCTCCTTCACAAACTTCGCGAGGCACGTGGCCGACTGGCGGCGCACCATGGGGGTGTCATCGTGGACCAGCTGGCCAAACTGCTGCCGGAGCTGTTCTTGGACCGGGCGCGAGACCCTGGAATAGGGTGTCGTGTACAGGCCGCAGCCCGATACCTTGGACGTAAACCAGTCGGCCTTGGAGAGGCGGATCGTGAGGGGAACGAAGTACTCTTCGATCTGTTGCTGCGAGAGCTCGAGGCAGATCTTGTTCAGGGACTCGACAGCCTGCAGGAGAAGCGcgtcagtcagtcagtccAACATCACCCCCAGCATCGTCGGGAGCCGGCGACCCCACGCATACCTTGTCCCGCACGACGGGCTCCTCGATGGCCGCGAGGTTCTCGAGCGGAGAGAGGAGGACGTGTCCCCATTGAGGGCCGCCGACGTATTCGATGAAGTTTCCGAGCTCCTCGCtcagggcgacgaggacctcgtcctcatcctcgacgGACTCTGCAGGCGCGCACCAGGTTAGCGATCGGACGGGTTCGACAGGTCgaggggggtgggggggacGAGGCTGGCTGACCATCGAGGAACGGGATCAGCTCTTCGCGCGTGCGCTCGGCGCCCAGGGCAAGGGCGATGGTGGAGAGTCGGTGGATGGCGTTCAGCCGAAGTAGGACGTCGTCATGCTGCTCGCACAATTAATCACGGGGAAGccgaggagggagggggtTCGAGGTGGGAGCGCGGGAGCATGGGAGCGTGGTCACCGCCATACCTTCAATTCGTCGATTAGCACGGCGATCGGGTAGAGCTCGTCGTTAACGTTGTTGTTGGCGTCAGCCATGGTGGGCGACTGTGGAGAAGGAGCAGCGAGCGGTGGGCTGTCGCGGGGAATCCGAAAGTGGTTGGTTGCTTTTGGTTTTGTGTTTGGGAGTGGGATATCCCGTGTTGGTGTTATTTTTTGGGCAGGCGCTGGGCAGGCAGGGCGGCTGGGGATCGCGTGCGGGTTGTGCGGTGGGTGCGGGATGTGATGCAATGGGCGGAAAGTGGGTGTGGCCGAAGCAGGCGTGCAGTTCTGCTGAATGTTTGGTTAACAGCTATCAGCTACAACACGGCGGCCCCAAGACAAGATAGATCCTCGTTTTTCGCAGTGCCCGTTGGCGTCACTTGGAGGCCAGGGGAGCGGAACGAGTTTCGATTTCAACGGAGGGCCGTAGAATTAGCGCCGGCGACCATGGCACACGCACACTCGAACCGAGATAGCGAGCAGAGATCGAGACGCCCGCCAGCTGATGCTTGTTGAGGATTGATGGATGGGTTTGATAGGACCGCACGGCGGAAATGCGAGGGGTGTGCAACAGTCGAGGTATGGCAGCTCCCGCCCAAGCAATGCCGGGGGAGCCACTCAGCCAGGGGGCAGGCCTTGCAGAATCCAGGCATGCCCCGTTTGGTCGGTGTTGGCCTGTGCGCTTGGTTGTTTCTTTACGCGACTCCGCAGCGCCCGCcaatggatggatggatcaGGTAACGCTGGAGCCCCAGCTCAGCCTGCGGGGCAGCTGCTCAGTTGGGCGGGGCCTCAAGTGGGAAGGCGCGGCAGGCAAGCGAGCAACCGCGGCATCTGAAGGACGCCGCTTCCTGCAATCCTTCAATAAGAGCAATTTACCCCACACACCGATAACTGCACCCATGCACTCATACCAACAGTGTGAACGAGAGCTTTCATGGTGATGGCATGCATATCACAAGCAGTCCTCATGCCTACCTACCCATGACGTCTAACCGCATGCCCTACCGCTATCGAACCCTCAGCATCAAAAACCCAATGCTCGCTGTGCCTCGATACAGTGCAATGACACCTCCGTTCCCAGTCTACCCAGCGCTTCCAAACACGCGAGAAAAAGTCACAATTCTGGCTAGCCCAACCGTATGCCAAATGCCGCCCGAGGTCTCACTCAGCTAGCTTGGTCCATCCATGCTCTTCATCTCCTGCCCTCCGCCGACATCTTCCGGCGCGTCATTATCCCGTTCGGAAAGGGGGTCGTCAAGCGTGGCGCCGGTGAGCATATCAACGAGGCCCTTAGACTCGGCCTTGCGCCTTTCCGGACGGTCCCTGGCCGTAGCCGGGCTCGCGCCTCCGTTGCGGATCCCATTAGACCCCGTGCTGTGGCCGCCCGGCCGATTCCTACCCGCACTCGGGCTGCCAGCACCAAACATCCCCGCCCCGATGGCAAGCCCGGAGATCTTGTCCTGCAATGCCCCGAGGGCACCGGGGAGTgcgccggtgctggcgctgcggtTCAACGACCGCGAAGTCCTGGCCTCCGGCGTAAGAGCCTCGTAAGGACTCTCGATGCCAGTGAGGGCTGACTTGCTCGGCGTCAGTCCGGGCGGTTGCGCCTTGGCTCCCGGCTGCCCCTCCGCGCCGCTACCAACGGCGGGTCCGCCGGGTTCAGACGAGGCCTGGTAGGCCGCGACACGCTCCGCCACGGCAACCGAGGCGTTGATGGCGCCGTTCATTTCGTGATCGGTGCGGTTGAAGACCTGGTGCCACCACCGCACCTCGCCGAGGCGCGGGAAGATGAGGCGCTCCCGTCCCTTTGTGtggtcgtcgacgaccggGTCGTATTGGTCATTGGTGAACTCCTGGCGACGGCTCAAAAAGTAGGCCCAGACGCTGCGGGTGCGATCGCGCAGCCTCGCTTCCTTGCGCTGCTTCTCGTTGTTAAAGAGAAACGTTCCGTACTGGCAAGAGTAAACGTGATAGAGCAGGCGCCGGAGGAAGCGTTCGTTAAACTCGAAGCGCGTGGGGTGCTGCCGGAGAAGTTGGTATGTCGCATCGAGGAACTGGTGGAAGACAGGCGAGACATCGCTGAGTCTGGTTGCCTGCTCCTCGCTGATGGACGCGGTCGCCTGCTTCGACTCGTCGACAGCGGACAGATCTTCCACGTCCGACGTCGATGACTCCTTCTCGCCGCCAACGTTTCTGTTCCAGAACCGCTTCGCGGAAGCGAGCGCGTTCTCGATCGCGTCTCCCCGACCCTCGTTCTCGCCGGGCCGGATCGTGGAgccggcgagcgcctcgTTGTCCACCGTGAACCAGCTCTCGTGACTCAGGTGACCGGATCGCAGCTGGAACATGTGGCCGAACGAGAGCCAGTCCTTCTCGACCAGCACGATAAAACCGTCAATGGTGCGGTAGTAGGGATCCAGCATGAGCTGGGCCAAAGCGCTGAGCTGACTCGTCCGGTCCCAGCCGTCTGAGCAGTGAATAAGCACGTTCGAGTGCTGGATGCCGACCTGGCGCGCAATGGTGGCCGCGCCGTCCAGAATGCAGCTGATGTGACTAAGCCACTTGCTCTTTTCCAGGAGATCTTGGTTGGGCGGGAAGGGAGAGACATCGGCGTGCCTAATGGCGCTGATAACCTTCTCCAGTGAGTCCCGCATGACATGAATATTGTCTATATTGAGAAAAACCTTCTTGGCAAATCTGTAAAACTCCATCTTCTCCGAGCCCTTTCCTACAGCTTGCATGGCAAGGGAGTTAAGTCGGGGCCGGGCGTCGACGATCAGGTTCTGTTGCTGTGCACCGTAAATTAGCCGCTTTCCCGTCTTCTCGTCGTACTGAGCATTGCCGCCGGCAATCAGTTCATCCTCCCTCCGCATCCGCTCCATCTCCGAGAGCGAGAGGTCGGCATCTGCACCATCAGCACTCAGATCCACCGTGCTCGAAGGGGGGCTTTCGTCCAGATTCGACGGCGACACGTCGAAGGAGTTCGCCGACGCAGAGAAGCAGGCCCCGACGAGTCGCTCATCCTGGATGCTGCGGTTCATTCGGAGTCCCACCAGCGGCTGTGAACTGCGGGTTATGGTGCAGTTGTTGACCGGGTGGAGGTAGGTAAGAGTCGGTATCCGGGCGCGGGAGCGGAAGTTAGCCGCATACTTGAGCGTGTTGTCTGAAATCTTAGACGGCacgaccagcagcgccgggtAAGTCGGGCAAAAGGTGTAGTCCTTGTTGATGGTGGATATTCTCCAGCCCAGATCTGCCGATTTCTCGCTGATGCCTTGCCGCTTGAATTCGGCTCTCACATCGTACAGATCCCAGCCATCGATCTTGAGTTCTGGCgagccgggcggcggggtgtAGTTGAAAGCCAGGAGGTCTGTTACGCTTCCCAGCCTACACGTCCTTGCGCGGATGAACTCAAACGCATCACGAGCATCCTTGTCGTCGGGGAAGTTGAAGCAGACGAAGGTGAAGTCCCTAAAGCGTATGCGTATTGACGAAGGCACGCCGCTTGCTGGAGGCGTCGGCCGCAGCGTACATTGCGAGATAACGTGGAATGCGAACCAGACTTGTTTTTGGCGCCTCTTAAGCTGCGGGTCGGTCGACGCCTTCGATTCAGGGGGGAACCGGAATACGAGATGGTAGTCGCTCAGCGAGATATCGCCAAGCTCTGGCTTCCCGCCTCGCAGCGCATGCACGTCCGTGTACACCTAGTCTGCACTTCAGCACATGCCGCGACAGTCGCAGCGAGGCAATAACGTACGTGCTTGCTCTGAGGAACTGACATGGCGAAGGAACGGCAATCGCCCTATGCCACGCAacgcagcagcaccagcagcagggcAACGGGCGACGGGGCTGGGTCGGGCCGGGCCGAGAGGTGCGAGAGGGAGACGGCGCTTTGGAGGGTTTCGGAGGGCGCGGGCTCGGGCTGTTCTATTCATCCATGAACAGCAACATTGGGTAGGAAAGGTTGCGTGGTCTGGCATGGACAGCACATGCTCTGTCTTCAGTGGGAAACTATCGTGGAGTATGAGCAGGGGAAAAGAGATGCGTCGAGGAAATGGCCGAATGCAGCCAGCATCACACGACTTGCGCCTGCCCTGTGACAACAACCGTTCAACTAACACGGGCGGGCGCTTGACGTCGGCAGCGGCCCCACCTACACTGGAAGTTTAGGTAAGGCAGTGAGAAGAACGCAGGTCCCGAGCTGGCCGATGAGGCAGCCGCAGGCCGCAAGGCTGCCGGGCTAGCACTGCTTTAGCGGGGCCCAGTCAAGCTCAAGAATGCTCAAGACGGACCCCACACTGCTCGGGCGTTGGCGACTGCTGATTGGACACTCCAAACCCTACTCCACTTCGCACCCAGAACTGGCACTGGCAGCCCACCAAGAATTCGCAAAATGAGTGTGCAGTTCGAATTTCCCCCCATCTGAAAAAGTCGGGTTGAAGACCGCCAGAAGGGCTTGCCGCAACCTCTGCAACCATTGAAGCCTCGAGGAGTCTCATCGCCAAACCGCAATCATGGCTGTTCCTGGCACTCAGATGTAAGCGGAGAAAAAGTTCCTTCTTGGTGTTGGACGGTGGTGGGCGTCTGGTCGCGACAATGGGTGGCATTCGAGGATCCCGAAATCGCTGGCCTTTTTGGAACTTGCTGCGCGTCCGTAGGAGAAGCTCGAGGCTGACAGTTTGGTTGTCTGCAGCTCCAAGCGGAGAAAGTTCGTCGCCGACGGTGTTTTCTACGCCGAGCTGAACGAGTTCTTCCAGCgtgagctggccgaggagggctATTCCGGCGTCGAAGTCCGCGTCACCCCGACCGTCACCGACATCATCATCCGCGCCACACACACCCAGGAGGTCCTGGGCGAACAGGGCCGCCGCATCCGCGAGCTCACCAGCCTCATCCAGAAGCGCTTCAAGTTCCCCGAGAACTCGGTCTCCCTCTATGCCGCCAAGGTCCAGAACCGCGGTCTCTCGGCCGTCGCCCAGTGCGAGTCGCTCCGCTACAAGCTCCTCAACGGTCTCGCCGTTCGCCGTGCCTGCTACGGTGTTCTTCGGTTCATCATGGAGAGCGGCGCCAAGGGCTGCGAGGTCGTCGTTTCTGGcaagctgcgcgccgcccgcgccaagAGCATGAAGTTCACCGACGGTTTCATGATCCACTCCGGCCAGCCGGCCAAGGACTTCATCGACAGCGCCACCCGCCACGTCCTGCTCCGCCAGGGTGTTCTGGGTATTAAGGTTAAGATCATGCGCGGCAGCGACCCCGAGGGCAAGGCTGGCCCGCAGAAGTCGCTCCCCGACGCCGTCACCATCATTGAGCCCAAGGAGGAGACCCCGGTTGTTCAGCCCATGAGCCAGGACTACGGCGCTaaggccgccgctgcccaggctgctgccgaggcggcgcgccaggaggagcaggctgGTGAGGAGGAGCCCGTTGCCGCGGAGCAATAGGATGGTTCCGGCGATGGGTTTGGCGTTCCTCCCCCCGCCGAGGCTCCCGTCGATTATAGCTGGTAGTCGCGGGGCGAGGCGTGCCCTGACTGGGGGGTTTTCTTTGAGCGCTCCACACGCTCGACGGTATGATTGCGGATGGATGGGTCACTCGGCGTCAACTTTGAGCATATTTTATTGAGTCTGCGAAACGGGAAAACGGACGGGATGATGCTTTGGAGGGTGGAATTGTAACTATCCAGGCATATCCCATGGACAGGGCTGTTAACGTCGGACGATCCTGAACTCGCATGGAGGAATAAACCTCTCGGAACAACCCTTTCTCGTGCTTCGGTGTTGTGCTTGTGATGATAGCGTCCTGATCCAACTGAACAGCTTCGTTAGCGGATTGTAAAGCTCCGATGTGGGCCAAAATCGTTGAGCCGGGACTTAAGAATCCTTCGCCAGCTTGACTGGGCATTCTGACTACTCTGTTGATCACAGCCTCTCCCACCTCCTCCAAGCCCGCCTCTTCTGCTGTACTTGACGTGCCCAAGGGTGCTCAAAATGCAAAGGAGCTCACCAAGAACCCCAGTGATATTGTTTATGCACAGTTCACAACGCAGACATACCTACATAATACCTCTTCCATCAGCGACACCAACCGCCGTCAACGCCGCCACCACAAGGAGCGCCGACGACAACAACGTCGCCTCATGGCACGACCATAACCAGCCAACCAACCCTCCCCATACTTCGGCCCCGAGAGGAACAACAACACACACTCGAACGGCAAAGAAAAGGCAGAACCTCTCAAGAAGACCCTTAAAATCCTCTCGATCAATGGTACATGCCTACTTCCCAAGATAAAAAAACGCCAAATATGTGCTGCTGAAAGCGAAGTtacccgcccgcgccggccagtGCGCACAAGATTTTAAGCATCAGAACATTGGCCAAGCCCATTCCCTCCCTCCGCATCCAGCAGCATCCGAtcccttttcctttttccttcctcccctccctTGCGTTGCGTTGCGTTGCCCCTTCTCCCATTCATCATCCCGcaccccctttccccccacCCCTTCCCCCTGCCTTTTCCTTGATAATGATGAAGAAAACGCCGGGAACGCCGACCACACCCTTTCTGCGCCTTGATTCACAAAAGAAACAAGAGAGGGGAAAGGAAATTGGGAAATATACAATTGACCTGCGCCAGGTTCTGCTTCATGGTTCGTCCCACCTTCTCCGCGCTGCTCTGCCTTGCCTCGCAGCACCAGCCACCGAATTCAAGCGGGCGCGCATAGCTCAGTAAAGGTAGATTAGATCTGGCCTGGTCTGGAACGATTCCAGTCCGGAACAACGCAGCGCGACACGAGGTGGTGCGACAGAGTCGTGTATAGATAATACAAGACTGGTCTGCCGGTGGAAAGGCTGTCATGGTAGTTGAGGCCGCAATCCGGTATGCGTGGTCCGACAAGGGGGAAAAAAGCAGAACTCCGACGAAGTCTAGAACGGAAAATGGAAACAGAAAAAAATGTCGCCACGGGGCGTGTCATCACCTCTCCCCGGATTTCCGATTCTGCAGCTCTATTGACGGGCTCGCGCTCTTAGCCCTGAGATGGTTCCCGTTTGGTGGGTGACCGTTGCTACGCGGGAAGCTCGGGATCATGGGCGACCGCGgatcgtcctcctcgtcggtgtCCTCGGCGAGGTCCGTCAGCCCGAAgccggcggcctcctcctcgtcgtacGAGCGGATCAGCCCCTCGCGGTCGCTGGGGCGGTTGCTGCCGGTGCTCATGCGGTGCGACTGCGACCGCCGCGCCTCCATGCTCATCCGCGTTTGGATGCTCGAGATCATGTCGGTGCCCGTGCTGTCGCCGTTGGTGCGGCGGGCTAGTGTCTTGGTGCCGTCAGGATCGCTGCGGCTGAGGTTCAGCAGGTAGACTCCCGTGAAGGTGACTAGGAAGCCACAGATGAGGGAGAGCGTGTTGACTGTTTCGGTCGTGTTGAAGCCCTTGAAAAGAATGAACGAGGCGCATAGCGTTGCGGAGGTGAAGGTGACATAGTAGAGCGGATTCACACTGCAGCTGGTTAGCAAAACCATCCCCGGACTCATGGAGAGATCGAGAGCGCAGCCTTACATGTTGGTGGGAAACTGGCTCAGCGCCTTGTTGAAGTAGTTCATCTGGGTCAGAATGCAGACCGCAGTGATGATCATGAAGACGTAAGTCGAAGGGTGCGTGAATTGGTTGTGGCCGGCAAAGGTCAGCTTCAGCGCAATGCCGAAGGCCTTGACGGACATGACCGAGATGGACCCCACGGTAGAGCAGATGCTCAGGTAGATGAGCGGGTTCTTCTTGCCGTAGACCGGTCCAACCTTGTAAATCATGACGCCGGCAAAGATGCAGACGGCGAGTGAGTAGAGCAGAAATCCTTAAAGGCAACGTTAGCATAGGCGTTGTCAGGCGGTGgcggaaaaaaaaagccaGGACATACCTGGCTGAATCGCGTAGTTCAGAATCTGGTCGATGGTCTCAATCTCCTCGTCGGGCGGCGCGTGCAAGACGATGATCACGGCCCCGATCAGACAAATGGCGCTCCCCAACTTGCCCAGCGTCCCAAGCTCTTCTTTGAGGAAGTAGGAACCTAGCACAGCTCCTATCAAAACAGAcagcgcgccgagcgggGTGACGAGAATGGCTGGCGCGAAGGCGTATGCCGCAAAATTGAAGACCTCGCCAATAACCACTGCAAAATGCCGTCAGTGCGCTTGTCATCGGTCTGGCCATCATTTGGGGGAGAGACATGGGTCGCCCGTACAGCAGATGATTCCTGCCCACCACATCGGACTCCGCAAGTAAACGAAGCCGTCGCCCTCGAAGCCATGGCGTTCCTCTGCGTGCATTAACCCCTATATCATATAACGTTGACGGTTAGCTGGGCTGTTCCATTCGCGGGCATGATATGCGGCCTCCGTCGCGCAGTCGTGGGGAGGCGTGGGCTGCCCTACTTTCTTGGTGATCACAAAGCTAGTGCCTGTCGCCCAACCAGTCAGCGGCCGCATGCCCAAAACGTTCAGTAATTTAAAAGATGATACGCATACCGATGGCCAAACTCGAGGTCATGGCCAGCGCCAGACCGATATACCTGCCACCAAGACCGGGCTGTCAGCAAACTGCGGCCCTCAAGTTCCCTCGTGCCACGGCACCGCAGAGCCGTCGCGGGAGATCCGTACTTGTCTTGCAGCATGTTTCCGGAAACAACGGAACAAGGACAAAGCGAGCGCGGTGGTAGCGGTTACGCGCTACCCAGTCGAGTTCTCTGCAAACGAGGGGCTCCGCGACGGCGGAGGGAGGGGCAGGCGGCTCGCGCCGGGCGAGACTCGGGCAGGAAAGCAAGGAATGATTTAGTTGGGCCGTTGCCGACGACGCCTGCGCGTGCTGCCGGCTGTGGTCCGGATTGACCGTTTCTGTTGGCGTCGCCGTGGTGTGTTCGTTTGCTTGCGGTTGCGCTCGGTCGCTCGGCACAAAAGGACAGACGGCGGGTCAGGTCGAGTGTCGCTGTCGCAGCGGCGCCAAGGCGAAGTTGGCTGCACGCAGCAGAGCCCTTGCTTCTTTCTCGAAGACTGGAAATGGACACTATCGCCGTCGTCCCCCGGAAAACGACCGCACTCCCTTGCCTGCTTCGTGCAACGACGGACAATGAGGTGGCCAGCAACGAGCTCTCGGCGCCGTGGTGGCCTGTGTTTCGTGCAAGCCCCCCTGCTGTGCTGAATGGTGCGAGGGAAAGTCTGGGGCTCGCTGGCGGTTTCAAGAATCACGAGGCCAACCCCTGTCCGAGGTACGGGATCGGTGGGACCCCTGCTTGTCCTTCCAGGTTGAGGCGAGCCCTGGATGCATTGGGTGGCCGGAACCCCCCTGTGGTCCCAGAAAAAGAAGGCAGCC comes from the Thermothielavioides terrestris NRRL 8126 chromosome 4, complete sequence genome and includes:
- a CDS encoding 40S ribosomal protein S3 codes for the protein MAVPGTQISKRRKFVADGVFYAELNEFFQRELAEEGYSGVEVRVTPTVTDIIIRATHTQEVLGEQGRRIRELTSLIQKRFKFPENSVSLYAAKVQNRGLSAVAQCESLRYKLLNGLAVRRACYGVLRFIMESGAKGCEVVVSGKLRAARAKSMKFTDGFMIHSGQPAKDFIDSATRHVLLRQGVLGIKVKIMRGSDPEGKAGPQKSLPDAVTIIEPKEETPVVQPMSQDYGAKAAAAQAAAEAARQEEQAGEEEPVAAEQ